Proteins from one Streptomyces sp. NBC_00390 genomic window:
- a CDS encoding (2Fe-2S)-binding protein codes for MILAPAPAEPAASCSALLGSAFRRLATVCPALNLSVAAPRTPAGQGWADGAELVRRAELLDAFLDAEAARIRDRYDHTARPDVVASRALHGYLWSVSLLMSGPWYLERRVPRIHPHDVRHSRTSDAYEVVPGRFACLPGDPAAAQPGVRVVPDEEALRAELRAAVADHVRPLLEALAPRVRRGPRALWGMAGDDLVSGVWYLGRMLGEEDRAVHEAGRLLPGPVAPFPSGAGFRLLTGRDGQTYPTRTRLGCCLYYTIRPAEACATCPRTCDAERLRRLGG; via the coding sequence CGCCGGCCGAACCTGCCGCGAGCTGCTCCGCTCTGCTCGGCTCGGCCTTCCGCCGTCTCGCCACCGTGTGCCCGGCACTGAACCTGAGCGTCGCGGCCCCCCGGACACCGGCCGGCCAGGGCTGGGCGGACGGGGCCGAACTGGTACGCCGTGCCGAACTGCTCGACGCCTTCCTCGACGCCGAGGCGGCCCGCATCCGTGACCGGTACGACCACACCGCCCGGCCCGACGTCGTCGCCTCACGTGCCCTGCACGGCTACCTGTGGTCCGTGAGCCTGCTGATGAGCGGCCCCTGGTACCTGGAGCGGCGGGTACCTCGGATTCACCCTCACGACGTACGGCACAGCCGCACGAGTGATGCGTACGAGGTCGTTCCGGGCCGCTTCGCCTGCCTGCCCGGCGATCCCGCGGCCGCCCAGCCGGGGGTGAGAGTCGTGCCCGACGAGGAAGCCCTGCGCGCGGAACTGCGCGCGGCGGTCGCCGATCATGTGCGGCCGCTGCTGGAGGCCCTCGCGCCCCGGGTACGGCGCGGGCCGCGGGCGCTGTGGGGCATGGCCGGCGACGATCTGGTGTCCGGCGTCTGGTACCTCGGCCGCATGCTCGGCGAGGAGGACCGGGCCGTGCACGAGGCCGGCCGGCTGCTGCCGGGGCCCGTCGCCCCGTTCCCCTCAGGCGCCGGCTTCCGGCTGCTGACGGGTCGTGACGGGCAGACGTACCCGACCCGCACGCGCCTCGGCTGCTGCCTCTACTACACGATCCGGCCCGCTGAGGCCTGCGCCACCTGTCCGCGCACCTGTGACGCCGAACGGCTGCGCCGCCTCGGGGGCTGA
- a CDS encoding cupin domain-containing protein — MTTPHRIVDLSETQPNRRRGGDLRAMLTPTTVGATSGFMGLAIVEPGDRIGEHYHPYSEEFVYVVSGMLEVDLDGEAYPLRPDQGLLIPAYVRHRFRNVGSTEARMVFHLGPLAPRPELGHVDTEETPAEEGAGQRPPERTGSVS; from the coding sequence ATGACCACACCCCATCGCATCGTCGATCTCAGCGAGACCCAGCCCAATCGCAGGCGCGGCGGCGACCTGCGCGCCATGCTCACACCCACCACGGTGGGTGCCACGAGCGGCTTCATGGGCCTGGCGATCGTGGAGCCCGGCGACCGCATCGGTGAGCACTATCACCCGTACTCCGAGGAGTTCGTGTACGTCGTCAGCGGAATGCTCGAAGTCGATCTCGACGGCGAGGCGTATCCGCTCCGACCGGATCAGGGGCTGCTGATCCCGGCGTACGTACGGCACCGTTTCCGCAATGTGGGCAGCACGGAAGCCCGGATGGTCTTCCACCTGGGGCCGCTGGCCCCGCGCCCGGAACTCGGCCATGTCGACACCGAGGAGACGCCCGCCGAGGAAGGTGCCGGCCAGCGGCCGCCGGAACGAACGGGGTCCGTTTCATGA
- a CDS encoding acyl carrier protein, translated as MTAQLTIDQLAVLMKSAGITVDPKEMGGRPETPFDAYGLDSLGLLGIVGELENKYGRALPPDADRCKTPREFLDLVNNSLMAGA; from the coding sequence ATGACCGCGCAACTGACCATCGACCAACTGGCTGTTCTGATGAAGAGCGCCGGTATCACGGTCGACCCCAAGGAGATGGGCGGCCGGCCGGAAACGCCGTTCGACGCCTACGGCCTCGACTCGCTCGGTCTGCTGGGCATCGTCGGGGAGCTGGAGAACAAGTACGGCCGGGCGCTGCCGCCCGACGCCGACCGCTGCAAGACCCCGCGCGAATTCCTCGACCTCGTCAACAACTCCCTGATGGCAGGAGCCTGA
- a CDS encoding ketosynthase chain-length factor has translation MSSKDRRAVITGIGVVAPNGVGVETFWKSTREGISVLDHITREGCGHLPLRIAGEVRGFDPESLIEQRFLVQTDRFSHFAMAAADLALADARIAAGKYGDSPYDVGVVTAAGSGGGEFGQRELQRLWGQGSRYVGPYQSIAWFYAASTGQISIRGGFKGPCGVVCSDEAGGLDAIAHAARAIGRGTDAVVVGSAEAPLAPYSLVCQLGYRELSTSDEPERAYRPFTATACGFVPAEGGGMLVVEAESAARERGAPIRATVAGHAATFSGASRWEESREGLARAITGALDEAGCAPEEIDVVFADALGTPEADRAEALAIADALGPHGRRVPVTAPKTGTGRAYCGAPVLDSAAAVLALQNGLIPPTPHVFDVCHDLAMVTGAARPAELRTALVLSRGLMGSNAALVLRHAADTPS, from the coding sequence ATGAGTTCCAAGGACCGGCGTGCAGTCATCACCGGAATCGGTGTGGTCGCCCCCAACGGAGTGGGTGTCGAGACCTTCTGGAAGTCCACCCGGGAAGGCATCAGCGTTCTCGACCACATCACGCGGGAGGGGTGCGGGCATCTGCCGCTCCGGATCGCCGGAGAGGTCCGGGGCTTCGACCCCGAATCGCTCATCGAGCAGCGCTTCCTCGTCCAGACCGACCGGTTCAGCCACTTCGCGATGGCCGCGGCCGACCTGGCGCTCGCCGATGCACGGATCGCCGCCGGCAAGTACGGCGACTCTCCGTACGACGTGGGCGTGGTCACCGCCGCCGGTTCCGGCGGCGGCGAGTTCGGCCAGCGAGAGCTGCAACGGCTGTGGGGGCAGGGGTCGCGCTATGTCGGTCCGTACCAGTCCATCGCCTGGTTCTACGCGGCGAGCACCGGCCAGATCTCGATCCGCGGCGGGTTCAAGGGTCCGTGCGGTGTCGTGTGCAGCGACGAGGCCGGCGGCCTGGACGCCATCGCGCACGCCGCGAGGGCCATCGGACGCGGTACCGACGCGGTCGTCGTCGGCTCGGCCGAGGCGCCGCTCGCGCCGTACTCGCTCGTCTGCCAGCTCGGCTACCGGGAACTGAGCACCAGCGACGAACCCGAGCGGGCCTACCGCCCGTTCACCGCCACCGCCTGCGGCTTCGTGCCCGCAGAGGGCGGCGGAATGCTCGTCGTCGAGGCGGAGTCGGCGGCCCGTGAGCGGGGCGCGCCGATCCGGGCGACCGTGGCCGGCCACGCGGCCACGTTCAGCGGGGCATCCCGGTGGGAGGAGTCTCGCGAGGGCCTTGCCCGGGCGATCACCGGCGCGCTGGACGAAGCCGGCTGCGCACCCGAGGAGATCGATGTGGTCTTCGCGGACGCGCTGGGCACTCCGGAAGCCGACCGGGCCGAGGCGCTGGCGATCGCCGACGCCCTGGGCCCGCACGGCCGGCGGGTGCCCGTGACCGCACCCAAGACGGGCACGGGCCGCGCCTACTGCGGAGCGCCGGTGCTCGACTCGGCCGCAGCGGTGCTCGCACTGCAGAACGGTCTGATCCCGCCCACCCCCCATGTCTTCGACGTGTGCCACGACCTTGCGATGGTGACCGGCGCGGCTCGCCCCGCCGAGCTGCGTACGGCCCTGGTGCTGAGCCGAGGACTCATGGGATCGAACGCGGCGCTCGTGCTGCGGCACGCCGCCGACACCCCCTCGTGA
- a CDS encoding beta-ketoacyl-[acyl-carrier-protein] synthase family protein — protein sequence MTRRVAVTGVGVVAPGGVGTPAFWDLLSSGRTATRGITLFDPTGFRSRIAAECDFDPVAHGLDPEQIQRADRYVQFAMVAAREALQDAGLDPEKEDPWRIGVSLGTAVGGTTRLEQDYVKVSSSGRRWDVDHSEAAPHLHRAFSPSALASEVAEQTSARGPVQTVSTGCTSGLDAIGYAFQAVAEGRVDVCIAGASDSPISPITVACFDAIKATSPNNDDPAHASRPFDANRDGFVMGEGGAVLVLEELEHARARGATVYCEIGGYATFGNAHHMTGLTREGLEMARAIDHALDQAGLNGSDIDYVNAHGSGTQQNDRHETAAVKESLGAHAYKVPMSSIKSMVGHSLGAIGAIEVVACVLAIAHQVVPPTANYETPDPECDLDYVPRTARSLKLRSVLSVGSGFGGFQSAVVLTRPGGRRA from the coding sequence ATGACACGACGCGTGGCAGTGACCGGAGTCGGTGTCGTGGCTCCGGGCGGCGTGGGGACACCCGCGTTCTGGGACCTGCTGTCCAGCGGCAGGACCGCGACGCGGGGCATCACGCTCTTCGACCCGACCGGGTTCCGCTCCCGCATAGCCGCCGAGTGCGACTTCGACCCGGTGGCCCACGGCCTGGATCCGGAACAGATCCAGCGCGCCGACCGGTACGTCCAGTTCGCCATGGTCGCGGCCCGGGAAGCCCTCCAGGACGCCGGGCTCGACCCGGAGAAGGAGGATCCCTGGCGCATAGGCGTCTCGCTCGGCACAGCGGTCGGCGGCACCACCCGTCTGGAGCAGGACTACGTCAAGGTCAGCAGCTCCGGCCGGCGCTGGGACGTCGACCACAGCGAGGCGGCACCCCATCTCCACCGGGCCTTCTCTCCCAGCGCCCTCGCCTCGGAGGTGGCCGAGCAGACCAGCGCCCGCGGCCCGGTGCAGACCGTGTCGACGGGCTGCACCTCCGGCCTCGACGCGATCGGCTACGCCTTCCAGGCCGTGGCGGAGGGCAGGGTCGACGTCTGCATCGCCGGAGCGTCGGACTCCCCGATCTCACCGATCACGGTGGCCTGCTTCGACGCCATCAAGGCGACCTCGCCGAACAACGACGACCCGGCCCATGCCTCCCGCCCCTTCGACGCCAACCGCGACGGGTTCGTCATGGGTGAGGGAGGAGCCGTACTGGTCCTGGAGGAACTCGAGCACGCCCGGGCCCGCGGGGCCACGGTGTACTGCGAGATCGGCGGGTACGCCACGTTCGGCAACGCCCACCACATGACGGGTCTCACCCGGGAGGGCCTGGAGATGGCCCGCGCGATCGACCACGCGCTGGACCAGGCCGGCCTCAACGGCTCGGACATCGACTACGTCAACGCGCATGGCTCGGGCACCCAGCAGAACGACCGCCACGAGACGGCCGCGGTCAAGGAATCGCTCGGCGCGCACGCCTACAAGGTGCCGATGAGCTCCATCAAATCCATGGTGGGCCACTCGCTCGGCGCGATCGGAGCCATAGAGGTCGTCGCCTGCGTGCTGGCCATCGCCCACCAGGTGGTGCCGCCGACGGCGAACTACGAGACCCCCGACCCCGAGTGCGATCTCGACTATGTGCCGCGCACCGCGCGCTCCCTCAAGCTGCGCAGCGTGCTGTCGGTCGGCAGCGGCTTCGGCGGCTTCCAGTCCGCGGTCGTGCTCACCCGACCAGGTGGGAGGAGAGCATGA
- a CDS encoding TcmI family type II polyketide cyclase, with the protein MHRALIVARMAPDSATDIAEVFAASDGGELPHLVGVTRRSLFQFGDVYLHLIEADRPPGPAIAKVTEHAAFRDVSDRLAAFVSPYDPQTWRTPKDAMAHEFYRWERAAAKA; encoded by the coding sequence ATGCATCGAGCTCTCATCGTCGCCCGAATGGCGCCCGATTCGGCCACCGACATCGCCGAGGTGTTCGCGGCCTCCGACGGCGGCGAACTGCCGCACCTCGTCGGGGTCACCCGGCGCAGTCTGTTCCAGTTCGGCGACGTCTACCTGCATCTGATCGAGGCCGACCGGCCCCCCGGCCCGGCGATCGCCAAGGTGACCGAACACGCTGCTTTCCGCGATGTCAGCGACCGGCTCGCGGCGTTCGTCAGTCCGTACGACCCGCAGACCTGGCGGACTCCGAAGGACGCGATGGCGCACGAGTTCTATCGCTGGGAACGCGCCGCCGCCAAGGCGTGA
- a CDS encoding methyltransferase — MTTVSTTPQPAMRLRELVFGAACAAAVRAAARLRVADALGEEPATAEELAAAVGTEPRALRRMLRALTCYGVFTEQEDGRFVHTEMSRMLREDDPHSLRYISLWCTEPWTWDAWPRLDEAVRTGRSVFDELYGKGFFDYLHEDAHESAHVFNRAMTTSSMQSAQDVADLLDLTGASTVADIGGGQGHVLVSLLEKYGDLRGTLLDLPRVVAGADPRLRDGGALADRVTIVPGDCRDAIPVEADVYIIKNILEWDDESTRRTLRNVVAAASPGARVVVIENLVDDSPSMKFTTSMDLMLLLNVGGAKHTERSMINRMKDAGLTVGDVRPVNAYLHAFDSVVPG, encoded by the coding sequence ATGACGACCGTAAGTACCACCCCACAGCCGGCCATGCGGCTGCGGGAACTCGTCTTCGGGGCGGCATGTGCCGCGGCGGTGCGCGCGGCGGCCAGGCTGCGCGTCGCGGACGCGCTGGGGGAGGAACCTGCCACCGCCGAGGAACTCGCGGCTGCGGTGGGCACCGAGCCGAGAGCGCTGCGGCGGATGCTGCGCGCACTGACCTGCTACGGCGTCTTCACCGAGCAGGAGGACGGCCGGTTCGTCCACACCGAGATGTCCCGGATGCTGCGCGAGGACGATCCGCACAGCCTGCGCTACATCTCCCTGTGGTGCACCGAGCCCTGGACCTGGGACGCCTGGCCGCGGCTCGACGAGGCGGTGCGGACCGGCCGCAGCGTCTTCGACGAGCTGTACGGCAAGGGGTTCTTCGACTATCTGCACGAGGACGCCCACGAGTCGGCCCATGTCTTCAACCGGGCCATGACCACCTCCAGCATGCAGTCGGCGCAGGACGTCGCCGATCTCCTCGACCTCACCGGAGCCTCGACGGTCGCGGACATCGGCGGCGGCCAGGGGCACGTACTGGTAAGCCTCCTGGAGAAGTACGGGGATCTGCGCGGAACGCTGCTCGACCTGCCCCGCGTGGTGGCGGGCGCAGATCCACGGCTGCGGGACGGCGGTGCGCTGGCCGACCGGGTCACCATCGTCCCCGGGGACTGCCGGGATGCGATCCCCGTCGAAGCGGACGTGTACATCATCAAGAACATCCTGGAGTGGGACGACGAGAGCACGCGCAGAACCCTGCGCAATGTGGTCGCGGCGGCCAGTCCGGGAGCGAGGGTGGTGGTCATCGAGAACCTCGTGGACGACTCCCCGTCGATGAAGTTCACCACGTCCATGGACCTGATGCTGCTGCTCAACGTCGGAGGCGCCAAGCACACCGAGCGGAGCATGATCAACCGTATGAAGGACGCCGGCCTGACGGTGGGCGACGTCCGCCCCGTCAACGCCTATCTCCACGCGTTCGACAGTGTCGTCCCCGGCTGA
- a CDS encoding SRPBCC family protein, which produces MTGHTENKVVIDAPIDLVWDVTNDIENWPSLFSEYASVDVLERENDRTLFRLTMHPDENGTVWSWVSERVVDRSARTVRARRVETGPFQHMDIRWEYSETPEGTLMHWTQDFAMKPDAPVDDTWMTDNINRNSKIQMDLIRDKIEKRARTRESAPVTPR; this is translated from the coding sequence GTGACCGGGCACACCGAGAACAAGGTCGTCATCGACGCCCCCATCGATCTGGTCTGGGACGTCACCAACGACATCGAGAACTGGCCCTCGCTGTTCAGCGAGTACGCGTCCGTCGACGTCCTCGAGCGTGAGAACGACAGGACGCTGTTCCGCCTCACCATGCATCCGGACGAGAACGGCACCGTCTGGAGCTGGGTCTCGGAGCGGGTCGTCGACCGCAGCGCGCGCACGGTGCGTGCCCGCCGGGTGGAGACGGGACCCTTCCAGCACATGGACATCCGCTGGGAGTACTCCGAGACGCCCGAAGGCACCTTGATGCACTGGACGCAGGACTTCGCGATGAAGCCGGACGCCCCCGTCGACGACACGTGGATGACCGACAACATCAACCGCAACTCCAAGATCCAGATGGATCTCATCCGGGACAAGATCGAGAAGCGCGCCCGCACCCGCGAGTCCGCCCCGGTCACGCCCCGCTGA
- a CDS encoding FAD-dependent oxidoreductase, producing MEEKVDERVPVLIVGGSLVGLSASLFLGRLGVEHMLVEKHVSTSMHPRGRGNNVRTMELFRGAGAELLIREAASVLADNHGILQTSSLVTDEGEWLLKQVESGAALAKFSPAGWCVCSQNDLEPVLLECALKNGGDLRYSTELLSFEQDAQGVTGVLQERETGRRRTVRADYLIAADGPRSPVRERLGIGHTGPGDLFHNVSITFRSLGLADVVGDRRFIVCYLTDPEADGALLPVDNVENWVFHAPWQPERGETLEDFTDERCIEHIRRATGVVGLDVEITGKAPWHAAERVAERYWDGRVFLAGDSAHEMSPTGAFGSNTGIQDAHNLAWKLAAVLDGSAGPGLLASYEEERRPVAQATSSRASARSKEHSHPGYAPAPGVGAGKQGGMLTVAMGYTYPRGAVLGADPQQPVVPARMNLSGGPGTRAPHLWLHEQGSVRMRSTLDLYERSFVLLTGDGSAGAAWHEAAAAVAARLSVTLDAYRIGDGRDADLVPETGVDWARLHSTTSDGAVLVRPDGFVAWRSAGAVADPEAVLMETMRTLLYRA from the coding sequence ATGGAAGAAAAGGTCGACGAACGCGTACCGGTCCTCATCGTGGGCGGTTCCCTGGTGGGGCTGTCCGCTTCCCTGTTCCTGGGCCGGCTCGGCGTCGAGCACATGCTGGTCGAGAAGCACGTGAGCACCTCGATGCACCCCCGTGGCCGAGGCAACAACGTGCGCACGATGGAACTGTTCCGGGGGGCCGGCGCCGAGCTGCTCATCCGTGAAGCCGCGTCCGTACTCGCGGACAACCATGGCATCCTCCAGACGTCGTCCCTCGTCACGGACGAGGGGGAGTGGCTGCTCAAGCAGGTCGAGTCGGGCGCGGCACTGGCGAAGTTCAGTCCTGCCGGGTGGTGCGTGTGCAGTCAGAACGATCTGGAGCCCGTGCTCCTGGAGTGCGCGCTCAAGAACGGGGGAGACCTGCGGTACTCCACCGAGCTGCTGTCGTTCGAGCAGGACGCGCAGGGGGTCACCGGTGTGCTGCAGGAGCGGGAGACCGGCAGGCGCCGGACGGTGCGCGCGGACTATCTGATCGCGGCGGACGGGCCCCGCAGCCCCGTCCGGGAGCGCCTCGGCATCGGGCACACCGGGCCCGGCGACCTGTTCCACAACGTGAGCATCACCTTCCGCTCGCTCGGTCTGGCCGATGTCGTCGGAGACCGGCGCTTCATCGTGTGCTACCTGACCGATCCGGAGGCGGACGGCGCTCTGCTGCCCGTGGACAACGTGGAGAACTGGGTCTTCCACGCGCCCTGGCAGCCCGAACGCGGCGAGACGCTCGAGGACTTCACCGACGAGCGCTGCATCGAGCACATCCGCAGGGCGACCGGCGTCGTCGGCCTCGATGTCGAGATCACCGGCAAGGCTCCCTGGCATGCCGCCGAGCGAGTCGCGGAGCGGTACTGGGACGGCCGGGTCTTCCTTGCCGGGGACTCCGCCCATGAGATGTCCCCGACCGGCGCGTTCGGCTCCAACACGGGCATCCAGGACGCGCACAACCTGGCATGGAAACTCGCCGCCGTCCTCGACGGCAGCGCCGGCCCCGGCCTGCTGGCCTCGTACGAGGAGGAACGCCGCCCGGTGGCGCAGGCCACGAGCTCGCGGGCCTCGGCCAGATCGAAGGAGCACAGCCACCCGGGTTACGCCCCGGCGCCCGGAGTCGGGGCCGGCAAGCAGGGCGGAATGCTCACGGTCGCCATGGGCTACACCTACCCGCGGGGCGCGGTGCTCGGGGCCGACCCCCAGCAGCCCGTCGTACCCGCACGGATGAATCTCTCCGGCGGGCCCGGTACCCGGGCCCCGCACCTGTGGCTGCACGAGCAGGGCTCGGTTCGCATGCGCTCCACGCTCGACCTGTACGAGCGGTCCTTCGTCCTGCTGACGGGTGACGGCAGCGCCGGCGCGGCATGGCACGAGGCGGCAGCGGCGGTGGCCGCCCGGCTGTCGGTCACTCTGGACGCCTATCGGATCGGGGACGGGCGGGACGCCGATCTGGTCCCCGAGACCGGCGTCGACTGGGCCCGGCTCCACAGCACCACGTCCGACGGCGCCGTGCTGGTACGCCCGGACGGGTTCGTGGCCTGGCGGTCGGCCGGCGCGGTGGCCGACCCCGAGGCGGTGCTCATGGAGACCATGAGGACGCTGCTGTACCGGGCCTGA
- a CDS encoding SchA/CurD-like domain-containing protein — protein sequence MTMLSERVSQSAFDGSRLRVVLLLDLHDGAQQRFLTAYEHMRNQVASVAGHVSDQLCQSIENPSQWLITSEWESAPPFLAWVNSEEHVETVRPLHDCVRDTRSLRFSVLRETGNFQATAEAARSGTGLQSAPRVGDGVVRHAITFTVKPGSEPVVADILASYTSPEPQVDSGTRLRRTSLFMHGNRVVRAIEVQGDLLAALRHVAQQPEVRAVEEAINPYLEQDRDLDDPNSARVFFTRAALPAVHHLATAGGEHATVQRHALYYPAKPGCGMALARLLAQQDEAAADDPSAPIDSSTIFQRDDIVVRLVDARGSLDSAPMIALGAQGPRKAGVLARLIDHDALGTNSSLTDEERMSRFLASADMRLITDRRA from the coding sequence ATGACAATGCTGTCCGAGCGTGTGTCTCAATCAGCCTTTGACGGCTCGCGGCTGCGAGTCGTTCTGCTGCTGGACCTCCATGACGGGGCCCAGCAACGCTTCCTGACGGCGTACGAACACATGCGCAATCAGGTGGCATCGGTAGCCGGCCATGTCAGCGACCAGCTCTGCCAGTCGATCGAGAACCCCTCCCAGTGGCTGATCACCAGCGAATGGGAGAGCGCGCCGCCCTTCCTCGCCTGGGTGAACAGCGAGGAGCACGTCGAAACCGTGCGGCCGCTGCACGACTGTGTGCGCGACACACGGTCGCTGCGCTTCAGCGTCCTGCGGGAGACAGGCAACTTCCAGGCGACAGCGGAGGCCGCTCGGAGCGGCACCGGTCTCCAGTCTGCACCGCGGGTCGGCGACGGCGTGGTACGCCACGCCATCACCTTCACGGTCAAGCCGGGAAGTGAGCCGGTCGTCGCGGACATCCTGGCGAGCTACACCTCGCCCGAGCCCCAGGTCGACTCCGGCACACGGCTGCGCCGCACCTCGCTGTTCATGCACGGCAACCGGGTCGTACGGGCCATCGAGGTGCAGGGAGACCTGCTCGCCGCCCTCCGCCATGTGGCCCAGCAGCCCGAGGTCAGAGCGGTGGAGGAGGCCATCAACCCGTACCTGGAGCAGGACCGGGACCTCGACGACCCGAACTCGGCACGGGTGTTCTTCACCCGGGCGGCGCTCCCCGCGGTGCACCATCTGGCGACCGCCGGCGGCGAGCACGCCACCGTCCAGCGGCATGCGCTGTACTACCCGGCCAAGCCCGGCTGCGGAATGGCACTCGCACGGCTGCTCGCGCAGCAGGACGAGGCCGCCGCCGACGATCCCTCGGCTCCCATCGACAGCAGCACCATCTTCCAGCGCGACGACATCGTCGTGCGGCTGGTCGATGCACGCGGCTCCCTCGACTCGGCACCGATGATCGCACTCGGCGCGCAGGGCCCCCGCAAGGCAGGGGTGCTCGCACGTCTGATCGACCACGACGCGCTGGGCACCAACAGCTCGCTCACCGACGAAGAACGGATGTCGCGCTTCCTCGCGAGCGCCGACATGCGTCTGATCACCGACCGCCGGGCCTGA